The Microbacterium amylolyticum genome includes the window TTTTCATTCCCGTCGAGCAGTTCCACGAGCTCAACGCGCTCCAAGCGGCGCTCCGCGAGCGCGCGTTCGTCGAATCACGCGAGCGCTTCGATCGCGTCCGCTCCGCGGCCAAGAAGTCGTTCGATGAGGATAAGGCTCGGCTCTCGGCCGAGCGGCGTTTTCCTGCCTTTGCCAACCCCCGCAACGCGGCATCCGGTGGCTTGCGGCAGCAACTTGAGAAGAAGGATGGCTTAGAACGCGAGGCGGGAGAGGCGCGGGTTCGTTCTCTGCGTCTCTACGTGCACGGGATCGGTGCATGGCAGAACCCGCCGGTGGCCTCCCAGAGCGAGGTGTATAGCCTCCTGTCGGAGTGGGGGCTGCCCACGAGCCCGCACTACCGCGTCTGCGAGGACGAGGAACACGTTCTGTCCTTCGTTGCGCACTTCGGTGAGAATCGCCATGCCGTTGAACACGAGCTCGACGGAATCGTCGTCAAGGTCGATGAACTGGCTCTTCACGATGAGCTCGGCGCCACCAGCCGCGCACCACGATGGGCGATCGCCTACAAGTACCCTCCCGAGGAAGTGCAAACCCGCCTCCTTGACATCCAGGTGGGCGTCGGACGAACGGGTCGTGCAACGCCGTATGCCGTGATGGAGCCCAAGCTCGTTGCCGGGAGCGTTGTCTCGCGCGCAACGCTGCACAATCGCGACGTTGTTGTCGACAAGGGCGTTCTGATCGGGGACATGGTCGTGCTGCGCAAAGCGGGCGACGTCATTCCGGAAATTCTCGGTCCCGTCGCCGAGCTGCGCGACGGAACGGAGCGCGCGTTCGTGATGCCAGCCTCCTGCCCCGAGTGCGGAACGACGCTTCGTCCGATGAAAGATGGCGATATCGATCTCCGCTGTCCCAACGGAAAAGACTGCCCGGCACAGGTCAGGGGACGAGTCGAACACATCGGTTCTCGGGGGGCTCTCGATATTGAGGCGCTCGGTGAGGTCACGGCAGCAGCGCTCACCCAGCCCGCGCGATCAACCGCAACGGGAGCTGAACTCGGGCCGGTTCTCCGAACGGAAGCGGGTCTGTTCGATCTCACGCTGGAACAGCTTGTGCCGATTGAGGTCGTCGTTCGCGACCCCGAAACGGGCGAAGACCGCGTCAACGACAAAACCGGCGAGCCCGTTCGTCGTGCTCCGTTCCAGCGCGTCGAGCTGGTTTACCCTCCTGGCTGGGAGAG containing:
- the ligA gene encoding NAD-dependent DNA ligase LigA; its protein translation is MTDAPDAPDLRLDEARAEADALTERIDAAREAYYGQDVSRVDDETYDRWLARLSHLEAIFPVLASQDSPTQTVGGAEQTGLDTITHAERMLSLDNVFSPEELRAWCAHASAAAGRDVRWLTELKIDGLAINLRYERGVLTSAATRGDGHVGELVTENALRISGIPRRLAGNGHPEIVEVRGEVFIPVEQFHELNALQAALRERAFVESRERFDRVRSAAKKSFDEDKARLSAERRFPAFANPRNAASGGLRQQLEKKDGLEREAGEARVRSLRLYVHGIGAWQNPPVASQSEVYSLLSEWGLPTSPHYRVCEDEEHVLSFVAHFGENRHAVEHELDGIVVKVDELALHDELGATSRAPRWAIAYKYPPEEVQTRLLDIQVGVGRTGRATPYAVMEPKLVAGSVVSRATLHNRDVVVDKGVLIGDMVVLRKAGDVIPEILGPVAELRDGTERAFVMPASCPECGTTLRPMKDGDIDLRCPNGKDCPAQVRGRVEHIGSRGALDIEALGEVTAAALTQPARSTATGAELGPVLRTEAGLFDLTLEQLVPIEVVVRDPETGEDRVNDKTGEPVRRAPFQRVELVYPPGWESATPSERRKAGIRKDHQIVHPSAQAIKLLEELEKAKSKELWRQIVSLNIRHVGPVAARAVADHFGSLDAIVSASVEEVAAVDGVGEIIARSLLEWFDVDWHRDIVASWRDAGVTFLTEGHPGPGQATSAGGVLDGLTVVATGSLDGFTRDGAKEAIIRAGGKAAGSVSKKTDFVAAGPGAGSKLAKAEDLGIPVLNAEQFRVLVTEGPHALEGAGTTP